The following proteins are co-located in the Spea bombifrons isolate aSpeBom1 chromosome 3, aSpeBom1.2.pri, whole genome shotgun sequence genome:
- the CYRIA gene encoding CYFIP-related Rac1 interactor A isoform X1 produces the protein MGNLLKVLTCTELDQGPNFFLDFENAQPTDGEREVWNQVNAVLQDSESILSDLQAYKGAGQEIRDAIQNPNDIQLQEKAWNSVCPLVVRLKRFYEFSLRLEKALQSLLESLTCPPYTPTQHLEREQALAKEFAEILHFTLRFDELKMRNPAIQNDFSYYRRTISRNRINNMHLDIENEVNNEMANRMSLFYAEATPMLKTLSNSTTNFVSDNKTLPIENTTDCLSTMASVCKVMLETPEYRSRFTSDDTLMFCMRVMVGVIILYDHVHPVGAFCKTSKIDMKGCIKVLKEQPPESMEGLLNALRFTTKHLNDESTSKQVRAMLQ, from the exons ACGCTCAGCCTACtgatggagaaagagaagtatGGAACCAGGTCAATGCAGTTTTGCAAGACTCAGAAAGTATTCTTTCAGACCTCCAAGCTTACAAAGGAGCCGGACAAGAAATAAGAGAT GCAATACAAAATCCAAATGATATTCAGCTTCAGGAAAAGGCGTGGAATTCTGTGTGCCCTCTAGTTGTGAGACTGAAAAGGTTTTATGAATTTTCTTTAAGACTTG AGAAAGCTTTACAGAGTCTCTTGGAATCCTTAACCTGTCCACCATACACTCCTACACAACATTTAGAGCGGGAGCAGGCCCTTGCTAAGGAGTTTGCGGAAATACTGCATTTTACCCTTCGCTTTGATGAACTTAAG ATGAGAAATCCAGCAATTCAAAACGACTTCAGCTATTACAGGAGAACTATAAGTCGTAACAGGATAAACAACATGCAT TTAGACATTGAGAACGAAGTTAACAATGAAATGGCCAATCGAATGTCTCTGTTTTATGCGGAGGCTACACCAATGCTGAAGACTCTTAGTAATTCCACAACCAACTTTGTGTCTGAT aatAAAACCTTACCCATCGAAAATACGACGGATTGCTTGAGTACGATGGCCAGTGTATGTAAAGTCATGCTGGAAACACC AGAATACAGAAGTCGGTTTACCAGTGACGACACTCTCATGTTCTGTATGAGAGTAATGGTTGGTGTTATAATTCTTTACGACCACGTGCATCCAGTTGGCGCATTCTGCAAGACGTCCAAGATCGAT ATGAAGGGTTGTATAAAAGTTTTGAAGGAGCAGCCCCCAGAGTCTATGGAAGGCCTTTTAAATGCACTCAG GTTTACCACTAAGCACCTGAATGACGAGTCAACTTCGAAACAAGTCCGGGCTATGCTTCAGTAA
- the CYRIA gene encoding CYFIP-related Rac1 interactor A isoform X2, whose protein sequence is MGNLLKVLTREIENYPHFFLDFENAQPTDGEREVWNQVNAVLQDSESILSDLQAYKGAGQEIRDAIQNPNDIQLQEKAWNSVCPLVVRLKRFYEFSLRLEKALQSLLESLTCPPYTPTQHLEREQALAKEFAEILHFTLRFDELKMRNPAIQNDFSYYRRTISRNRINNMHLDIENEVNNEMANRMSLFYAEATPMLKTLSNSTTNFVSDNKTLPIENTTDCLSTMASVCKVMLETPEYRSRFTSDDTLMFCMRVMVGVIILYDHVHPVGAFCKTSKIDMKGCIKVLKEQPPESMEGLLNALRFTTKHLNDESTSKQVRAMLQ, encoded by the exons ACGCTCAGCCTACtgatggagaaagagaagtatGGAACCAGGTCAATGCAGTTTTGCAAGACTCAGAAAGTATTCTTTCAGACCTCCAAGCTTACAAAGGAGCCGGACAAGAAATAAGAGAT GCAATACAAAATCCAAATGATATTCAGCTTCAGGAAAAGGCGTGGAATTCTGTGTGCCCTCTAGTTGTGAGACTGAAAAGGTTTTATGAATTTTCTTTAAGACTTG AGAAAGCTTTACAGAGTCTCTTGGAATCCTTAACCTGTCCACCATACACTCCTACACAACATTTAGAGCGGGAGCAGGCCCTTGCTAAGGAGTTTGCGGAAATACTGCATTTTACCCTTCGCTTTGATGAACTTAAG ATGAGAAATCCAGCAATTCAAAACGACTTCAGCTATTACAGGAGAACTATAAGTCGTAACAGGATAAACAACATGCAT TTAGACATTGAGAACGAAGTTAACAATGAAATGGCCAATCGAATGTCTCTGTTTTATGCGGAGGCTACACCAATGCTGAAGACTCTTAGTAATTCCACAACCAACTTTGTGTCTGAT aatAAAACCTTACCCATCGAAAATACGACGGATTGCTTGAGTACGATGGCCAGTGTATGTAAAGTCATGCTGGAAACACC AGAATACAGAAGTCGGTTTACCAGTGACGACACTCTCATGTTCTGTATGAGAGTAATGGTTGGTGTTATAATTCTTTACGACCACGTGCATCCAGTTGGCGCATTCTGCAAGACGTCCAAGATCGAT ATGAAGGGTTGTATAAAAGTTTTGAAGGAGCAGCCCCCAGAGTCTATGGAAGGCCTTTTAAATGCACTCAG GTTTACCACTAAGCACCTGAATGACGAGTCAACTTCGAAACAAGTCCGGGCTATGCTTCAGTAA